The Streptomyces sp. NBC_00775 genome includes the window GGTCCTCACCGACCGCGGCGGACTCCTCCAGAACGTCCTCGCGAACAAGGTGATCGGGCAGGTCGTGAACATCGCCCGCTCGATGCCGTTCATCATCCTGATGGTCGCGCTGATGAACTTCACGCGCACCATCACGGGTACGACGATCGGCCGCGAGGCCGCCATCGTGCCGCTCGCGATCGGGGCGATCCCGTTCTTCGCCCGCCTTGTCGAGACGGCTGTCCGCGAAGTGGACGGCGGGCTCGTCGAGGCCGTGCAGTCGATGGGCGGCAACACCTGGACCGTCGTCCGCAAGGTCCTCGTACCGGAGTCCCTGCCGTCGCTGATCTCCTCCGCGACCACCACGATCGTCGCCCTCATCGGCTACTCGGCGATGGCCGGCACGGTCGGCGCCGGAGGCCTCGGCGACATCGCGATCCGCTACGGCTACCAGCGCTTCGAGACCGGACTGATGTGGATCACCGTGGCCATCCTCGCCGTGGTCATCTCCGTCATCCAGTTCGCCGGCGACTACGCCGCCCGACGACTGCACCGCCGCGGCGGGCACTCCGGTGCCGCGCCGAAGCTGAGGCTGCTCAAGGCCAAGGCCCCCGCCGCGGAAGCGGCCACGGCCGAGGTGAGCAAGGCCGCCTGAGCCTCCCCCGCGTCTCCCGGCTTCCCACCCGCTTCCCACCCGCAGATTTCCCCGCACCACCCAACGCGGGGCGCTCCACCACATGGAAAGGCACTTTTCGTGCGTAACACCGCCAAGATCACCACCGCCGTCCTCGCCGCCGGAGCCCTCACCTTCGGGCTCACCGCCTGCGGCTCGGACAAGGACTCCGCCTCCTCCGACACCAGCGGTCCGCTGATCGTCGCCGCGAGCCCGACCCCGCACGCCGAGATCCTGAACTTCGTCAAGAAGAACCTGGCGAAGAAGGCGGGCCTCGACCTGGAGGTCAAGGAGTTCACCGACTACGTGACGCCGAACACGGCGACCGAGGACGGCTCCGTGGGCGCCAACTACTTCCAGAACCAGCCGTACCTCGACGACTTCAACAAGAAGAACGGCACCCACATCGTGCCCGTCGTCACGGTTCACCTGGAGCCGCTCGGCCTCTACTCCCACAAGGTCAAGAGCGCCGACGCCCTGAAGAGCGGTGCGACGATCGCCGTCCCGAACGACAGCGTCAACGAGGCCCGTGCCCTCAAGCTGCTCGCAGCCAACGGACTCATCACGCTCAAGGACGGCGCGGGCAACGAAGCG containing:
- a CDS encoding methionine ABC transporter permease encodes the protein MTWSEMQPLLSQACWDTLYMVGWSTLIAIVGGLPLGILLVLTDRGGLLQNVLANKVIGQVVNIARSMPFIILMVALMNFTRTITGTTIGREAAIVPLAIGAIPFFARLVETAVREVDGGLVEAVQSMGGNTWTVVRKVLVPESLPSLISSATTTIVALIGYSAMAGTVGAGGLGDIAIRYGYQRFETGLMWITVAILAVVISVIQFAGDYAARRLHRRGGHSGAAPKLRLLKAKAPAAEAATAEVSKAA
- a CDS encoding MetQ/NlpA family ABC transporter substrate-binding protein, with product MRNTAKITTAVLAAGALTFGLTACGSDKDSASSDTSGPLIVAASPTPHAEILNFVKKNLAKKAGLDLEVKEFTDYVTPNTATEDGSVGANYFQNQPYLDDFNKKNGTHIVPVVTVHLEPLGLYSHKVKSADALKSGATIAVPNDSVNEARALKLLAANGLITLKDGAGNEATPADITKNPKNLKFKELEAAQTPRSLDDVDAAVINGNYAIEADLKPAKDALVLESATNNPYGNFLAVKKGNEDDPRVKKLAKLLTSREVKKFIEDKYAGSVIPSF